One Bradyrhizobium sp. ISRA464 genomic window carries:
- a CDS encoding LysR family transcriptional regulator, translating into MHVRDIDLNLFVVFDAIYSEGGVSRACFRLNLTQPAVSHALGRLRAMFNDPLFVRRHHVMTPTPLARQIITTVRQALNGLETTLTHTNRFDPAKTPKRFVIGLRNNLEAPMLSALVNRISAVAPLVEIATARCERNNLERELAAGTLDVAIDTLLPLSAEVRREQILTEHIAVFARRDHPELRSRLDKKTYLRLEHVCVTSRRSGLSFEDFQFQRLGIKRTVRLQCQNFATACHVVSRSNMLLTASESAASVLEQPGLLQCFPCPFPVSPHVNYLYWHATAEGDTTNQWLREQLRAAANLRAGTQFGRKNGRAAKAKPKAGYSATTSVAAE; encoded by the coding sequence ATGCATGTACGCGACATCGATCTGAACCTATTCGTCGTGTTCGATGCGATCTATTCCGAAGGCGGCGTCAGCCGCGCCTGCTTCCGTCTCAATCTGACCCAGCCCGCGGTGAGCCATGCGCTCGGGCGGCTGCGCGCGATGTTCAACGATCCGCTGTTCGTGCGCCGCCATCACGTGATGACGCCGACGCCGCTGGCACGCCAGATCATCACGACGGTGCGCCAGGCGCTCAACGGGCTGGAGACAACGCTGACCCACACCAATCGCTTCGATCCGGCGAAGACGCCGAAGCGGTTCGTGATCGGACTGCGCAACAATCTCGAGGCGCCGATGCTGAGCGCGCTGGTGAACCGGATCAGCGCGGTCGCGCCGCTGGTCGAGATCGCGACCGCGCGCTGCGAGCGCAACAATCTGGAGCGCGAGCTTGCCGCCGGCACGCTGGATGTCGCGATCGATACGCTGCTGCCGCTCTCGGCCGAGGTGCGGCGCGAGCAGATCCTGACCGAGCATATCGCCGTGTTCGCCCGCCGCGACCATCCCGAGCTGCGCTCCCGGCTCGACAAGAAGACCTATCTGCGCCTGGAACATGTCTGCGTGACGTCGCGGCGCAGCGGGCTGTCGTTCGAGGACTTCCAGTTCCAACGGCTCGGCATCAAGCGCACCGTGCGCCTGCAATGCCAGAATTTCGCGACCGCCTGTCACGTCGTCAGCCGCAGCAACATGCTGCTGACGGCGTCCGAAAGCGCGGCCTCGGTGCTGGAGCAGCCGGGGCTGCTGCAATGCTTCCCCTGCCCGTTCCCGGTCAGCCCGCACGTCAATTATCTTTACTGGCATGCCACCGCCGAGGGCGACACCACCAATCAATGGCTGCGCGAACAGTTGCGGGCCGCCGCGAATTTGCGCGCGGGCACCCAGTTCGGCCGCAAGAACGGGCGGGCCGCGAAGGCCAAACCAAAGGCGGGATATTCGGCGACGACCAGCGTCGCCGCCGAATGA
- a CDS encoding SDR family oxidoreductase produces the protein MSETVPQADGKPERYVRPLSSESSGHAPGRGRLNGRRILIVGGGQRVFDAATDPIGNGRAMSLLFAREGAHVAVADLNRASAEDTVVRIKGDGGRAFAIAADVTIEADVVRMIDEAHRTMGGLDGMVLNVGTFGKTGLDNVSAQEWNRIYDVNVRGPMLCCRAALPKFENGGSIVFISSIAARKAGSQMAVYDSSKAALGGLMRNIAHAGARRGIRANLVYPGLVDTPNGREAGAGRPSRGKGHIPFGRQATAWEIAYAVLFFMSDESVYVTAQTLAVDSGLSGM, from the coding sequence ATGTCGGAGACCGTGCCGCAGGCTGACGGCAAGCCGGAGCGCTATGTTCGCCCGTTGAGCTCGGAGTCATCCGGTCATGCGCCGGGGAGAGGGCGGCTGAACGGCCGCCGCATCCTGATCGTCGGCGGCGGTCAGCGGGTGTTCGATGCGGCCACCGATCCGATCGGCAATGGCCGCGCCATGAGCCTGCTGTTCGCGCGGGAAGGCGCCCACGTCGCGGTCGCCGACCTCAACCGCGCCTCCGCCGAGGATACGGTCGTGCGCATCAAAGGCGACGGCGGCCGTGCGTTTGCGATCGCGGCCGACGTCACCATCGAGGCTGACGTCGTCAGGATGATCGATGAAGCGCATCGGACCATGGGCGGGCTCGACGGCATGGTCCTGAATGTCGGCACCTTCGGCAAGACCGGGCTCGACAATGTCAGCGCCCAGGAGTGGAATAGGATCTACGATGTCAACGTCCGCGGCCCGATGCTGTGCTGCCGCGCAGCGCTGCCGAAGTTCGAGAACGGCGGCTCGATCGTCTTCATCTCCTCGATCGCGGCGCGGAAGGCGGGATCGCAGATGGCGGTCTATGATTCCTCCAAGGCCGCGCTCGGCGGCCTGATGCGCAACATCGCGCATGCGGGCGCGCGGCGCGGCATCCGCGCCAATCTGGTTTATCCCGGTCTCGTCGACACGCCGAACGGCCGCGAGGCCGGCGCGGGGCGGCCATCGCGCGGCAAGGGACATATCCCGTTCGGCCGCCAGGCGACCGCATGGGAGATCGCCTATGCGGTGCTGTTCTTCATGTCGGACGAGAGCGTCTACGTCACCGCGCAGACGCTTGCGGTCGACAGCGGTCTGAGTGGAATGTGA
- the ilvD gene encoding dihydroxy-acid dehydratase — protein MPAYRSRTTTHGRNMAGARGLWRATGMKNEDFGKPIIAVVNSFTQFVPGHVHLQNLGQLVAREIEKAGGVAKEFNTIAVDDGIAMGHDGMLYSLPSRELIADSVEYMVNAHCADAMVCISNCDKITPGMLMATLRLNIPTVFVSGGPMESGKIVLKGKKRAVDLIDAMVAAADSNVSDEEVAVVERSACPTCGSCSGMFTANSMNCLTEALGLALPGNGSVLATHADRKSLFVEAGHLIVDLARRYYEQDDAKVLPRSIASFKSFENAMTLDIAMGGSTNTVLHLLAAAREGEVPFTMADIDRLSRKVPVLCKVAPSVQDVHMEDVHHAGGIMAILGELDRAKLITTDGPTVHSPTLDEALNRWDVVRTTSDKVRSFYRAAPGGVPTQEAFSQDRRFDEVDLDRAKGCIRNAAHAYSKDGGLAVLFGNLAEDGCIVKTAGVDESILKFSGPARIFESQDAAVEGILGNKVKAGDVVLIRYEGPRGGPGMQEMLYPTSYLKSKGLGKACALITDGRFSGGSSGLSIGHVSPEAAEGGLIGLVEEGDIIEFDIPNRKVNLAVDEAELKRRRAAMVAKGSAAWKPAAPRKRAVSTALKAYAAFASSAAKGAVRIVPEQ, from the coding sequence ATGCCCGCCTATCGCTCCCGCACAACCACCCACGGCCGCAACATGGCGGGTGCGCGCGGCCTCTGGCGCGCCACCGGCATGAAGAACGAGGATTTCGGCAAGCCGATCATCGCGGTGGTCAATTCCTTCACCCAGTTCGTGCCCGGCCATGTGCATCTGCAGAATCTCGGCCAGCTCGTCGCGCGCGAGATCGAGAAGGCCGGCGGCGTCGCCAAGGAGTTCAACACCATCGCGGTCGACGACGGCATCGCGATGGGCCATGACGGCATGCTCTACAGCCTGCCCTCGCGCGAATTGATCGCCGACAGCGTCGAATACATGGTGAATGCGCATTGCGCCGACGCGATGGTCTGCATCTCCAACTGCGACAAGATCACCCCGGGCATGCTGATGGCGACGCTGCGCCTCAACATCCCGACCGTGTTCGTCTCGGGCGGACCGATGGAGTCCGGCAAGATCGTGCTCAAGGGCAAGAAGCGCGCGGTCGACCTGATCGACGCCATGGTGGCCGCGGCCGATTCCAACGTGTCAGACGAAGAGGTCGCGGTGGTCGAGCGCTCGGCCTGCCCGACCTGCGGCTCCTGCTCCGGCATGTTCACGGCGAACTCGATGAACTGCCTGACCGAGGCGCTGGGCCTGGCGTTGCCCGGCAACGGCTCGGTGCTGGCCACCCATGCCGACCGCAAGAGCCTGTTCGTCGAGGCCGGCCACCTGATCGTCGACCTCGCCCGCCGCTACTACGAGCAGGACGACGCCAAGGTGCTGCCGCGCTCGATCGCGAGCTTCAAGTCGTTCGAGAACGCGATGACGCTGGATATCGCGATGGGCGGCTCGACCAACACCGTGCTGCATCTGCTCGCCGCCGCGCGCGAGGGCGAGGTGCCCTTCACGATGGCCGACATCGACCGGCTCTCGCGCAAGGTTCCGGTGCTCTGCAAGGTCGCGCCCTCGGTGCAGGACGTGCACATGGAGGACGTGCATCACGCCGGCGGCATCATGGCGATCCTCGGCGAGCTCGACCGCGCCAAGCTGATCACGACCGACGGACCGACCGTGCACAGCCCGACCCTGGACGAAGCGCTGAACCGCTGGGACGTCGTGCGCACCACGAGTGACAAAGTGCGCAGCTTCTACCGCGCCGCGCCGGGCGGCGTGCCGACCCAGGAAGCCTTCAGCCAGGATCGCCGCTTCGACGAGGTCGATCTCGACCGCGCCAAGGGCTGCATCCGCAACGCCGCGCACGCCTATTCCAAGGACGGCGGTCTCGCCGTGCTGTTCGGCAATCTGGCCGAGGACGGCTGCATCGTGAAGACCGCCGGCGTCGACGAGAGCATTCTGAAGTTCTCCGGCCCTGCCCGCATCTTCGAGAGCCAGGACGCGGCAGTCGAAGGCATTTTGGGCAACAAGGTGAAGGCCGGCGACGTCGTGCTGATCCGCTATGAGGGGCCGCGCGGCGGCCCCGGCATGCAGGAGATGCTCTATCCGACCAGCTATCTGAAGTCGAAGGGGCTCGGAAAGGCCTGCGCGCTGATCACCGACGGCCGCTTCTCCGGCGGATCATCGGGCCTATCGATCGGCCACGTCTCGCCCGAAGCCGCCGAAGGCGGCCTGATCGGTCTTGTCGAGGAAGGCGACATCATCGAGTTCGACATTCCCAACCGCAAGGTCAACCTCGCGGTGGATGAGGCCGAGCTGAAGCGCCGCCGCGCGGCGATGGTCGCGAAGGGCAGTGCCGCATGGAAGCCGGCCGCACCGCGCAAGCGCGCGGTCTCCACTGCGCTGAAGGCCTATGCGGCATTCGCGAGCAGCGCCGCGAAGGGCGCGGTTCGCATCGTGCCGGAGCAATAA
- a CDS encoding hydroxyacid dehydrogenase, with translation MTVNNKRVFYIKYLAHDIYVDILKKRPDVRLDRLENETPEAQFAPILAEAHAYQIGAARDELAPHFHAHAELLKRAPNLLIVSSNGAGFDPVDVDACTAAGVLVVNQSGGNANSVAEHALGMMLTLSKRIIQSDRRLRREANVNRNDLIGNELKEKTVGIVGLGNVGRRIAELCKGLLHMKVIAYDPYLTAEEMAKRGGEKVELDDLLRRADFVSISCPLAKDSRGMIGAREFALMQPHAYFVTTARGFIHDEKALEDALREKRIAGAGLDVWAKEPPPPDHPLLQFDNVLASPHTAGVTREARMNMGRIAAEQILDALDGKRPPRVINPEVWPVYARRFERAFGFMPG, from the coding sequence ATGACCGTCAACAACAAGCGTGTGTTCTACATCAAATATCTCGCCCACGACATCTACGTCGACATCCTGAAGAAGCGGCCGGACGTGCGGCTCGACCGGCTCGAGAACGAGACGCCGGAGGCGCAGTTCGCGCCGATCCTGGCCGAAGCTCATGCCTACCAGATCGGTGCTGCGCGTGATGAGCTGGCGCCGCACTTCCATGCGCATGCCGAGCTGTTGAAGCGCGCGCCCAATCTCTTGATCGTCTCCTCGAACGGCGCGGGCTTCGATCCCGTCGACGTCGATGCCTGCACCGCAGCCGGCGTGCTGGTGGTCAATCAGTCCGGCGGCAATGCCAACTCGGTCGCCGAGCACGCGCTCGGCATGATGCTGACGCTGTCGAAGCGCATCATCCAGTCCGACCGCCGGCTGCGCCGCGAGGCCAACGTCAACCGCAACGACCTGATCGGCAACGAATTGAAGGAGAAGACCGTCGGCATCGTCGGCCTCGGCAATGTCGGCCGCCGCATCGCCGAGCTGTGCAAGGGCCTGCTGCACATGAAGGTGATCGCCTACGATCCGTATCTCACGGCAGAAGAGATGGCGAAGCGGGGCGGGGAAAAGGTCGAGCTCGACGACCTGCTGCGCCGCGCCGACTTCGTCTCGATCTCATGCCCGCTTGCAAAGGACAGCCGCGGCATGATCGGCGCGCGCGAATTCGCGCTGATGCAGCCGCACGCCTATTTCGTCACCACCGCGCGCGGCTTCATCCACGACGAGAAGGCGCTGGAGGACGCGCTGCGCGAGAAGCGGATCGCCGGCGCCGGCCTCGACGTCTGGGCCAAGGAACCGCCGCCGCCGGATCATCCGCTATTGCAGTTCGACAATGTGCTGGCGAGCCCGCACACCGCCGGCGTCACCCGCGAAGCGCGCATGAACATGGGCCGGATCGCAGCCGAACAGATCCTCGACGCGCTCGACGGCAAGCGCCCGCCGCGCGTCATCAACCCCGAGGTCTGGCCGGTCTACGCCCGGCGGTTCGAAAGGGCGTTCGGGTTCATGCCGGGGTAG